GAGACTTTAATTTCATCGTGACAACGCATCCCTGTGGACCGAAACAGAGTAAAAATGGTCAAAATTGCTTGCCTAGCAGACGTTTGCATGGTTCCAGTATGTGCAATACAACTCTCATAGGGTTCCAGGCTTGTTACTAACAATTTTCATAGTTGGGAACCGCATCTCCAAGTATTTCCGACTTTGTCGCTGCTATCGAGAAAAAGATTCGCGAGAGCCACTTGAAGAGCACACTCCACAGTGCTGGTACAACAATCGAAGGCCCATGGGATGAGGTCACCAACCTCATTGGCGAAATCCACGAGTACGCTCACGAAATTGGTTACGTCAGAGTCCACACTGACATCAGAATCGGAACGAGGAGCGATAAGGTCCAAACTGCCCAAGACAAAATGGATGTTGTCTTAGAAAAGCTAAGTAGATGAGGTGCCCCTTCGTTACGTAGCGACATCCAACATATATTAAATTGATTGCTAAATCTATTATACAAAACCCAAATTATAATGTTACACTGTAAATGACCCACATCCTATCTTAGAAAGCTTGCCAGCACACAGCCTTGGCTTAGGCCTGGGTGGAAGAGGAGTATTTAGTAACAGCTCTTGTACCTTCAGACACTGCATGCTTGGCCAACTCACCCGGCAAGATCAGTCTAACAGCAGTTTGGATCTCTCTGGCAGAGATCGTTGATTTCTTGTTGTAGGCCGCCAATTTTGAGGCCTCAGAGGCAATTCTTTCGAAAATGTCATTGAcaaaagagttcaaaatcGACATCGACTTCTGCGAGATACCAGTGTCAGGATGTGTCTGCTTTAGGACTTTGTAAATGTAAGAGGAGTATGTTTCCTTTCTAACCTttgttctcttcttgttaGCATCGACGGAAGACGCAGTCTTTTTGGCAGCtggcttcttttcagcGGGAGCCTTAGAGGCAGGTttcttttcagcttttgggGCCATTCTTGTGCAGTATATTTAATTGTTTGATGAACACTTTCCGAATCTATCATGTCCTCATAGGGCACAAATAGCTCCTTTTTATACGTTTCTCATATTTTTGATTATTCGTTATTGAAGCTGAGTCGAATTTGTTGCGACACGCGAAAACGCGTTAATGTGGTTTCCCCACCCTGAATATGCGGCGAAAATTACAGTCCAGGAATTGGCCTCACATTTACTGCTAATTCCCCTAATTCTTCCTGCGACCATCCCAAAAAGGAAATCGGAATATTTGAGTCCGGATACCGTTCTAGTATATTCATACAGTATAATTTGTTCGCAGAACAGTGCGAAAATTACAGTCCAGTTAATAAGATCAATTAGTCCTCCGCAAGGACCAGTTGAAAGATGGAGATATAAAGATAAGGCTCTATACGCTCTTGTCCTCTGGGTAAATATCGTGTAAAATTCTTAAATTTTAATTTGTCCAAGCGCGAGTGTTCGACAAATAACATCAAGAATCCTAATAAATATCAATAATGTCCGGTGGTAAAGGTGGTAAGGCTGGCTCTGCGGCTAAGGCTTCCCAATCCAGATCTGCTAAGGCTGGTCTAACGTTCCCAGTCGGTAGAGTACACAGGCTTCTAAGAAGAGGCAACTATGCCCAGAGAGTTGGTTCTGGTGCTCCAGTCTACTTAACTGCCGTCTTGGAGTACTTGGCTGCCGAAATTCTGGAATTGGCCGGTAACGCTGCTAGAGacaacaagaagaccagAATTATCCCACGTCACTTGCAGTTGGCCATCAGAAACGATGACGAACTTAACAAATTATTGGGCAATGTGACTATCGCTCAAGGTGGTGTCTTGCCAAACATTCACCAAAATttgcttccaaagaaatctGCCAAGCCAGAGAAGGCTTCGCAAGAGTTGTAAGCACGTCTTTGACATATGTCTATCGCCTCTCGTTTTCGCTTGGTGTGAATACGAGAGAACTTGTACTATAAAGTTGGATTACAGGTTTATCCCAATTTCAAATTGTATATTAATTAATTTACATTTCCATTTGAAACAATGTCTTTACATGTGTTCTGGTTTCCAGGTCTGTCATCAATGTGTTTGCATGCGCGTAAGTTAGCGAGCTTCTGAGAGAAGGTCCACGACGATATTTATGAGCGAAATTAAAACTTCAACCCCGACCAGCACTATGATGATAAATTCCAAGTATTCTTCGTGTGAATGGCCAAGCTGCTCCTTCAGcatctgaagaagatctgAGATGACCTCTAGCCTTTGATTGAGCAACGCCACTCTTTGATTGATTTCCAAATAACCTCTTGTGGCGTGGTATATGGGCTCGAGTTGCGGCTCTGACCACATGATCTCAGGCGAATCCAGCACCGACCCATGTAGGTTGATGTTGATCCTGAGAATGAAGAGCTCTCCTATGCTTTTCATAATATCCGCCTTACCCATGGATACCTTACCGCTCGATGCGATTTGCTGAGGAATGTCTTGAGTATCTTCTATCGTGTTATCCACTAACTCTTCGAATAGCGAGATCTTCACGCTTTGTGCAATAGCATGGGAAATGGAAAGTTTAACCATATAGTTGGATCCATCCCTCAATGTTATGAAATCGTTGTAAATTCTGGGCTGATAGCTTTGCGTAATGTAGTAATTGAACTGTTCCACTTGCACATCCTCCTCTGCcagtttctctttctcaaacttttcaacatcatTCAAGAACGCCTTCTCCTCTCGTTCGGTGAAGCCCCACATGACGATAACACCGTACTCAAATATGAACAAGTCTGGTTGTTTGTCGCTGACATTGATTTCTCCTCCCTCGTCGTCCAACCTTATTACATCTTCGTCTTTAAATCTTTTATCTCCTCTCCAATCGGTGTAGATGAACGGGGTAAATAAGCACTCATCAAATAACTTTGGATGGGTATGGTGCGCTTTCTTGCAGCCCTTCAACCATCGTACCAGTTCCTTCATATTGTATGCGCTTGATGTACAGTACGCGGTCACCCTAGGGAGAAGGTGCCGTTGACCCTTTCCTAGCTTTTCGGCATCTCTCCGGGCAGGGGTATCAGTGATTCTATTGACCTGAGAATAAACGTCTCGGTCTGCGTTACCCAAAAGCAAGTCTTCCGGTCTATTAAATGGTTCTTCGGGGAGGAGTTTCAACTTCTGCGCTGTCCGAGAGGTTCTCTGGGCGCCAATCTTGGAAGCCTTAGGAGCATTTAATTTGTTTCCTTGAACAATGGGGATATCTGCGCTTGGTGAGTTCTTCGAGCGGCCTGCTCCGCCTGTAGCAGCCAGTAAAGGCTCTCGTTCTGGCCGCGACATACTACTTTAAATATCTGAACTTCGCAGTGAATGAAATTAGATAAATTACATTTTTTCATAATTCACAAACACAGTCGGACAAACTTACGGTGAAGGTTGAAAGCGACCAAAATATGTCGGATGCTGATCTAAAAAGGTCACTAGGAGATCTGCAAGAAAGCAACCAAGTTCTGGCTTTGGCAGTCCAAAGGACAAGGCTTGCCGTCAAGCGATTACGTCTCGAATACGGCACTTTACTGGAGAGACTAGAAAGCCGAATTGATAAAGACCCCGAGCTGTGTTACGAGGACCCTCTTCCATCTCTGGAAAGCTTTAAGTCTCAGATATTAGAGGATGCCCCAAAGTCAAGAActaagaagaagaagggcaaAGAGAGGGATCCAAATCTTCCCAAACGCCCAACCAACGCTTACCTTCTATTCTGTGAaatgaacaaagaaaaaatgAAACAAAGCTCAGGCGCAAACGACGTGTCCAAAGCTCTCACAGATGCATGGAAAGGTTTAGATGAAAATGCCAGAAGACCATATTACGATTTATATAATGAGGACCGCGACCGCTATCAAAGAGAAATGCAAGCATATGCACAAAGTAAGACAGAAGATCGAAAGCCGTTGAAGAAAGgagaggaagaagatgaagacgaaatcgaagaagatgatgatacGGACGAAACTCAACCGGACGTAGATGCAACGACAGACTTGCCCACAAGCGAGGCTTGAATACGAACTTCTCAAATAATAATCTATCTACGGACCTCGCCGGAATCAACAACTCGCCATGCCTCATTTGATTCAGCGCAGCATTAAACTACTTGACCTTTGTACAATAATTATCACATACCTAAAACTTTCTTTTCTTATTTTTAGCATGGTAATATCCATTTTCGTCTTTCTCGTGCTtcctcttctcttttgatcttgcatgctttttcaatttgcGTCTCGCCGCAGCCTCAGGCGCGACAACAGCGAGTGTCGCACGTTTTGCTCTCCTCTCATATCTCCGGCGGGTTACTTCATGCTTCACGGAAGAGTAAATCGTAGTGAAATCGGCAACTGAAAGCTTGCCTTGCAAAAGTTCCAGGCACTCTTGAGCAAGTTGTTTGAGCTCCTCGCTCCTTTCGTCGAGGTTCCTTCTTTCATCCTCCAGATAGGTGAAAAGAGATAAAATGATTGTATTAGCACCGTGTTTGAGCTGTTCCTCATCCAGAAGTTGTATGATAAGAGCAAGTAGTTGCACACATGCTTTTTTGGAGGGAAATAGCTCTCGcccattttcttcatctctTATAATCGAACCAATACGAGAAAGAGCAAAGTCGATTGCAGTATTGTATTTGCGGTCACCTTCGCCTGCTGTCACGAAAGGTGTGTTATCTTTCTGCCACCTTGCCATGATCGTGATTATGGTCCTTATGGATGTCGTTGCCTGAGACTCAGAGATGGAGGGCGCTCCAAGTTGGCGGAAGATACGGTAGGCAATGTTTTGGATTTCCAAGTCTGAAAATGGATTTTCAAGTTTACCTTGGTGACCGACATACTTGTTGACCATCCTGCTACTGATGAGTCTCACCCATGGGTGAGGGTAAAGCAGGCAGTTGATGACAGACGTCCACATTGGTGTATTCGAAACTGCAAAAGCCTCATCTGTTGCATCAACATAGGCGGTCAAAACGTTTAAAGCGGTGTACACAAGATTCCACTCTGTCTCAGACCCTGCGTCACTTTCCGCAATGATTTTCctcgcttttgaaagagctagTCCATCTAGTTCACTGTTAGCCCCTAACGACATCGATGATAAGTAAATTTTGTAAATCCTTAGGCCGAGTTCCAGAAAGCTTGCAGTATCTTGTTTCAGCCAAGCCAAAATGTACTTTTCTTCAGTTCCAATATTTCCTTGTCCCAACTTTGCAAGTAGGTTACGTAGTAACGCAGAAGCCATTTCGCGGCAGCGAGGTGAGTTATCATTCACAGCAACGTTAGATAGAGAAAGGAAAAACGATGCTGATAACCTTCGAAGCAAATCTTGGCTAGATTTGTTCACAATCAAATTAATAAGCTCCATGACTGATTGACGCCCTTCCTGAGAAGGATACTCCAAATTGGACACTAAAAACTTGAACTGCTTCTCCAAACGACCACGACTTTGGTCATACTCCATGATGAACTGATAGTAGACACTTCTAGACACATCCCTGATCTCTTTCGAGTGATTTGTGACCATAATTCCTGCAACAGAATCAACAATGTCATACATTTCAGGCAATACAACGTGTTTGGCAAGCAATGATTTCAGAAAGTTAAAAGCTAAGCCTTGCTTGTTAGGCTCGTTCAAGTCCGGCCGTACGCGCTCCAAAATGAAGCTTAAAGCCGTGTCCTTGAGCTTCACATCCTTATGGCGTATCAAGGATgacaaaaatttgagactAACCTGACAAATCTCAGTGGACGTCGAAGGTGAATCCTTAATAATGTTGAGTACTTTCCTTGcacagtttttgaaaatgcCCTCGCTATCTTCGTCGAAGTTGAGCTTTACGAAGACGGTAAGGACACGAAGAGCGCTCACCAACACGCTTTCATCATCGCAGTCAAGAGAGCCTTGCAAAAGAGGAATGAAACCTTCCAGGTAAGGAGCTTCTAGCAAATTTGGATTACGCGCTAGCACGGCTTTGAGCAGATCAAGCGAGAACTTTTGCAGCACGCTGCCATTTGGATTCGTCTCCGTTTGAACCCTCCCATCTTTCGCATTGAGgttgacaatgaaaaaagAGTCATCTCTCGCCTTCAGCTTGTTGGAGGCTTTAGGCTTAAAACTACCTCCTTTGGAAGTAAAATTCGCTGACTGGGTGAAAATTTCATAGCACAAGATCAAAGCATCCTTGGAAGAACTTTCCTCGTTATGGTTGAGACCTAGCGCATATCTCCTCATGAGCTCATCTAGCTTGCGACGATTTTTCAGGCCTAAATTCTCGGACAGTAGCGCCCGAATAGGATGCAAGAGGGATCCGAAGGCTGGTAAGGATATGTTAGAAGCTAATATTTCGCCAGTATCATAGCTCTTGTTAAATTTaagctctttgagttttgaaGAGTAGCCTTCGGCTTCCTTCTCTTGCCCTGCGGCTCCAAAAATGTCCTCCATGATTATACTCACAATCAATGCCGAGTTAGTATCAAGATCTTTGTGTGACAACGAATGTGACATCGCAACTAGAAGAGAGTGTACAGTGTAGCTCAAAATATGGATTTGAGAGCCTCTTCTTAGAGCCGATTTCAACTCGTTCAGAATGAAAGTCAAATATTCAGGTCCCAATACAACACTAATGCTTGCTAAGCTTTTACGCACGGCTTCACGAAGTTCTTCAGACCTACTGCGTAAAACCTGACAAATAGAGCTTAGAGCTCCTGGGAGGAGACGCCCTCTGTCGTTTGGATCTAGACCCAAGATAAAATTGACAGTGGCTTCGCAAAGTGGGATCCTCGCAACAATCGTATCCTCATTTCTCGTATTAAGTATATTCTTGAAAGTAGGATAGATTTCACCCTGTATGAAATTTTCAGGCTCAGTAAGTGTCTTTGggaactttttcaagcttaTGTTACTAGGGTCCTGTGCCCTAGCTGCTTGCAttgatttcatcaaagatTTGGAGCACTGAACAATGAGTGACACCatttccttcaaaaatgctGGCTTTTGCTTGAGAGCAGCTGTGAATCTCCGAATGACTGCCTTGTATTGATTCCAAGTAACAAAATGCGTCAGTAGCCCGACAGTTGAGATGGTTTCGTTACAAATGTTTCGGTACTTCTCGTCAGTACAATAAATATAGCGCTCAACCATTGGAATCAAGTAGTGAGAAATACTACTTCCTGAAAGAGTTGATGCATTCTCACCTAATCTCTTGATTGCTCTCTGCCGGCGATGAAGTTGAATATGTGTCAAGTTGGtgaaaaagttggcttCTTCGTCGCCCTTGAAcagcaagcttttcatgTCATTCAGTTCAGTGTAGTAGATGGAATTTGCGATGATGTAGGAAACCACCGAAATATATTCAACTTGAATCTCTATGTTTTTATGCCGTAGcccatttttgatgtgTGGGATAAGGTCAGAGCCAATAAGTTCTACTGCTTTCTCGGCATCGCTAGCGgagctctttgagtttgagtagtcaatcaaaagcttgatgGTGTGAGTTGCGTTTGTCCTAATTGCAAGTTCCTCTTCGTCTGTGATGAAGTAGAGACATGTGTGGATGACTGGTAGCcattcaagctcatcagtTAATTGGCACGAACCGTCCgcaattttcttgaaagcaggTAACAcgcttttgaagttatAGCTTTCCATTCTGTCCGTCGAATAGGCATTGAGTTCGGACAACAATCCTGCAACTTTGCTTAGATGTTCAAATTGAGTGCCAATGCTTATGAAAACCTTGTTGAGACTCAgcctcaagcttttctcagCGAAAACGCGATAAAGCTTTGAACATGACCTGTACAGGTGCTCTATCTCAGTCCACTCACAGTTGTAGCCAATGATCAGAGACGCGATGGATTGCAAAACCTTGACTTTATCCGCGGTTTGCACACCTTTGACTTCTCCTTCAAGAATGTGAGCCAAAGAACTTAGTAGATATTTTTTGgtttcgtcttcgtccaCATAGCCAGCCTCAACCAAGTTAAGTAGCAAATCGACTGTGATAGAGACAACTTCTTGACTCTTtgcattcttcaaaaggccTGGAAGCTCTCTTAAGCACGTGGATGCGACTAATGAAACAAGATCGACATAGGCATCATCTTTCGTCGGGTTTTTAATAATGTAATTGGAGAAATTTAATGTGTTCTCAATAACAATTTCTTTAGCATTTGAATtgccaagaagcttcatAAGAGCTTTTGCAACAGAGCACTCGTCATGGTAAAGAAATTTGTAAAAGCAAGTGTCTGTTGCCCAAAGACAGAACAAACTCATGAGGGAGGATGGGTGTTGTAAGTTGTCATATTCGAAATTTGAAATCCTCGGCTGCAAAACAAGTttgtgaattttttgaactgAACTATCCCAGTCTATCAATGTTCCGACAGTGGAAAATAAGTTGAGGATTAACTTCATAATTGCCTGTCTAACGTTTCCAGCTTGTTTCAgtacaacttcttcttcagactTCTTAGAAGCCACTTCATTTGACACGCATGCCGTGTATAGGGCTGGGTCGAGCAGCGCCACTGTTGCATTGGGATACTTAGAGCCCAAAGACTTGATTGCCAAATTACCCAACGCTGCAAAGCCAGCCATTCTTCTCAGCAAATGCTTACTCAGAATTGTGGAATCAAATCCAGTTCCCTGCTCCAGGAACTTTTTGTATGGAAGCCCTTCACTTGCAAGTCTCAAAAAACCGATAACGTATTTTTCATGAAGGCTTGGGAGAAGAGTAATAACTGCTGTCttcctgctcttcttcagaccGCTAGTGACTGGAGTTTGAGCGCGGCCGAAAAGTATTCGCAGGACTAAAGGCATAAGGAAAGTTTCATCATTATCTTCCACTATTCTATCATTGCTGTGAGACAGTAACTTCAAACTTTCGTCCTTGAATGCATTATCGTCCAGCAGATTTCTCAAGTTATCCCTGTATTTGATTACTACGCTTTCTTTGTAAGCGAGAATGCCATCCAGCGCTAGTTTCTGGATTTCAGTGGTTCGACTCCCAAGAAGGTCCATAAACCTTTGATAAACCTCCTCGGATTTGTAGATCGacttgatgttcttgaacttacCAATTaattgaagaaggagcttaCGGTCGGCCTCTGACCAGGTGCTTGAGCTAGATGGCCTCTCCTCTACACCCTCTAGCGCCAGGGCATTTTCTTCGGACGGATCTGTTTTCAACATATAAGGAACAATATCTCTGGAATGCCGCTCTGCCAATTGAGGAATACGTAACAGTCCCTTCAGGGCCTGGTTCCTAATGAGACCAGGATAGGTTAAGTCACCTCTTCTGTTCTTTAAAAGCTCCAGGATTGAAGATTCTGCGAAGGAGTATGAGTTGAAAACGTCGGCACAAGTTTGAAGAACGTCGTTGAGCCTGCTGGTACTGACAGACCAGAAAACTGCACgctcttcttcgagctGAGATTTCTCGTAGTACTCCAATCTAAAATTATTAtccaaaacttcaacaaactttgaaaacaagctccACACTAGTTCATGATTTTTTTCGTAAACATCACACAAAACCTCATATGCTCCTTCCCAGACTGGTGAAAACCTAACCGTAAGGATACCGAAGAGATAATTAAAAACCACATGAGAAACAAGGGATTCTGGTTCCATCTTCGCAAAGTCAGATCCTAACTTCCTAATTCTCATAGTAATATCACGGGCGGTCTGAAGATTTCTaggaatttcttcaattatTTTACAGTCGTTCAAAATTTCCGGAACTTCTAAGCCTTGATATTTGAGGAGAGAAATAAGAAGTTTCAGTGACTCATACCGTATTTGCTCATCAGGCAAGCACAAATTACCAGAAATCTGGATAAATGCTTGATTCTCACATGCTTGGGAAAATTTGTTTGAGCCATTCTCAAGTTTACCAAGGAGTTGACGCAAACCTTTTATGCACAGTACGCTATCCTGAAACTTTCCTAGATTAGTCACTGCAAAGTCTAGAATTTCAAGTACGTTTCCGTTGTCCCTTGGATTAAGCAACAATAACATATTACCTAGGACatccttttcaaaatcattcaAACGCTCCTGTTGTAGCAATGTTTTTATCAATGGCTCTATGACAGTAGATGCGTCGTAGCTAGTATAATAGAGTACTTGCATTTTCCAGAGTATTTGAAACAAACTACCAAGGCGCAAATGTTCACTTTCAGCACTAATACCATGGGCAATACTTTCAGCAAACTGCTTTGGAATAGTAAGCGCAAGTTTTTGCCCTAAAGGTGAATTTTGCCTGGACTCCATGAGAAAAAGTGCTATCTTTTTCTCATTAAATTCCCAATTTTGATCAATATACCTTTGGAGAGATTTAGCACcgttgaaagaaaacatcCTGTCTTTGTCCATGGAAAGGcccattttgaaaaactctaTGAAGTTTTGCGGAAAGTTGTTGAGATAGAAGTCGAAAAGAGTTCTGTGAAATTTGGTGAGGTCAGGAATAGGAGCATTACGCAAAATGCTACAGAAAGCTAAGGCTGTCACTTCCGGCGAAAGGGACCTCACGTTAGCGTGACATAGAACTTTTTGCACGGAATCGATTAATTCTGGCCAAGATTTGACCTTTTTGCCACTTTCGGCGAATGCTAGAGTCAGCAAAAGTTTCATGGGTGCATCCAGTTTAGCAGATGGATCTTCGAGGAAGCCTTTAACTTCCGAGATGAAAACATCGTATACTGGGGGCGCATTGTCGGACGAAGCATGCCTTAATACGTTCATTGTAACATCGGCCACTAATGAAATGCAGCACTGGTCACCAGCACCGCTAAGACATTCGTGAACCAATGCTTCCATTATGACGTTAAACTTTGAATGTAGTGATTCTTTCGTTGTAATGAGTGCTTCGGTGAAGAGCATTTTGAGCCCATCATAGATGTTATTTTCGCAAGCGTTTTCCTCCGTAGATTCGGTAACGTCTCGAAGTTGGTTAAACGCGTGAGTGACAAACGcgctcaagcttttcagcttgGCCTTTCTAACTAGAAAAGATAGCGCTTCTGCAGAAAATCTGGATAGGTACTCCTTGCGATGCGAAACGAGGGGGAAAAGTAAGTTATATGTGGGAAGCAGATCTTGAGCGAGTACCCTGGATAGATACTTGTAAACATACGCTAGGCAGTTGAAACCCCACTCAAAGACGTTTGATGATTCAAAATTCGCAGCATCATCAAGTAAAGTAGTCAGCATATGCATGGCCCTTTCGTAGAATTTCATGAAATCTGGACCCAGATCGTGGCAAAATTGCGCTAGTAAATCTAGCAACGGTTGTAATGAGTATTCGTCATGTTTGCTGATATGCTTGTATAACTGTTCAAAAATCTGCTCTTCATGGAAGAGAATCTGGGGCAATGTTTGAGCCATGGGCCTAACATCATCAGCAAACGATGCGAAATTAGCACTCATATTCGTGTCTTCCCAGTGCTcgaaagaagccaagaagtGGGAAGACTCGACATGGTCGTGGACTCTCTTCCCCAAATTCCTAGCAGGCTCTATCCTGAGATCATCGATTTTGTCCTTGAAAGACGAGTATCTGTACCTTTTTGACGACTTCGATGTCACTTTCTGTTTGACCATTTTGAGGCTTGTCGTAGGCAGGATTATTCTTCGATGATTGGGCTTTGCAATAAAATACTACGACAGCGCTCGCTCCAGTCCGATCCTCACtgctgcgatgagctagtAGCTCAGcggaaaattttttataaaTAGGAAACGTAAAATAAAAAATAACATTATACGGAACACAACTCTCCACCTGCCACTTAAATCTATGTTCAAAAGGCGCCGAAGATATGTTGCTCAAGTTTGATTACGCGATATGTTTGTCCATTAATCCTATACTGCTACAAATTTGTTATATAAAGAGTCCGTTCTTGTCAGGCTAATTTCACCGAAATCCGCTTCCTGACCCAAATCAATGCAGTCCATGTTTGCCAGCgacaaaagttcaaagaagacCTTACTAGCTTGTTTCTTTGTAATGCGTTCTCCTAGCTGATCTTTATCAGCTTTGAATTCCAGACATTCggagaacttcaaagtCTCTGAGTCCAGAAACTGGGTTCTGAGCTGCCCAGCTAATTCGCGGGTCCCTTCTGAAATGTACTCTCCCGTTTCAAGTTGTATTTTGGGAGATGATCTCTCTCCAAGTTGAGAGCTTGAGAACTCCTGAGTACCAGCAGAGACGCTGGTGCTATTTGCTGCTTCGTTTTCCAGCTCAACCTCTCCGTCGCTATCAAAAGGGGCAGGAAATTCCTCCGCTTCTTCATGCCCTGTTAttatttcttcatcgaaacCAAGAGAGGCTTCAAGCTGaggttcttcttcgataGCTTGAGGCTCTCTCATGAATGTCCTAGCTCTCTTGATTCCTGAATAAGACAGTAGACTACCCAGTATAGACTGTGGTAAGTAATCAATACTCTCAGATACCTGGGCCCAGAGCCTCTTTTTTTCTGCGTTTTCAACTGGGCGATGCTGGTGATGAACTAAAACTTGAGAGTTTGGATTGACCCCTGATACTTTCACAGTGTCATCTCTAAGCTCTGTTTCTGAATCTGTGATAAGCGGCTTCAACCTAGATGCATCAGCACGTTGTCTTCTACCTCTAGGAGGCGACGACATTGGAACATTCGAAATCTCCTCGGGCTCTGGGCTGAGCTCAGTACCCCTTTCCTCAGGCTccttttccagctccaa
The Lachancea thermotolerans CBS 6340 chromosome G complete sequence genome window above contains:
- the UTP20 gene encoding Utp20p (similar to uniprot|P35194 Saccharomyces cerevisiae YBL004W UTP20 Possible snoRNA-binding protein based on computational analysis of large-scale protein- protein interaction data) — translated: MVKQKVTSKSSKRYRYSSFKDKIDDLRIEPARNLGKRVHDHVESSHFLASFEHWEDTNMSANFASFADDVRPMAQTLPQILFHEEQIFEQLYKHISKHDEYSLQPLLDLLAQFCHDLGPDFMKFYERAMHMLTTLLDDAANFESSNVFEWGFNCLAYVYKYLSRVLAQDLLPTYNLLFPLVSHRKEYLSRFSAEALSFLVRKAKLKSLSAFVTHAFNQLRDVTESTEENACENNIYDGLKMLFTEALITTKESLHSKFNVIMEALVHECLSGAGDQCCISLVADVTMNVLRHASSDNAPPVYDVFISEVKGFLEDPSAKLDAPMKLLLTLAFAESGKKVKSWPELIDSVQKVLCHANVRSLSPEVTALAFCSILRNAPIPDLTKFHRTLFDFYLNNFPQNFIEFFKMGLSMDKDRMFSFNGAKSLQRYIDQNWEFNEKKIALFLMESRQNSPLGQKLALTIPKQFAESIAHGISAESEHLRLGSLFQILWKMQVLYYTSYDASTVIEPLIKTLLQQERLNDFEKDVLGNMLLLLNPRDNGNVLEILDFAVTNLGKFQDSVLCIKGLRQLLGKLENGSNKFSQACENQAFIQISGNLCLPDEQIRYESLKLLISLLKYQGLEVPEILNDCKIIEEIPRNLQTARDITMRIRKLGSDFAKMEPESLVSHVVFNYLFGILTVRFSPVWEGAYEVLCDVYEKNHELVWSLFSKFVEVLDNNFRLEYYEKSQLEEERAVFWSVSTSRLNDVLQTCADVFNSYSFAESSILELLKNRRGDLTYPGLIRNQALKGLLRIPQLAERHSRDIVPYMLKTDPSEENALALEGVEERPSSSSTWSEADRKLLLQLIGKFKNIKSIYKSEEVYQRFMDLLGSRTTEIQKLALDGILAYKESVVIKYRDNLRNLLDDNAFKDESLKLLSHSNDRIVEDNDETFLMPLVLRILFGRAQTPVTSGLKKSRKTAVITLLPSLHEKYVIGFLRLASEGLPYKKFLEQGTGFDSTILSKHLLRRMAGFAALGNLAIKSLGSKYPNATVALLDPALYTACVSNEVASKKSEEEVVLKQAGNVRQAIMKLILNLFSTVGTLIDWDSSVQKIHKLVLQPRISNFEYDNLQHPSSLMSLFCLWATDTCFYKFLYHDECSVAKALMKLLGNSNAKEIVIENTLNFSNYIIKNPTKDDAYVDLVSLVASTCLRELPGLLKNAKSQEVVSITVDLLLNLVEAGYVDEDETKKYLLSSLAHILEGEVKGVQTADKVKVLQSIASLIIGYNCEWTEIEHLYRSCSKLYRVFAEKSLRLSLNKVFISIGTQFEHLSKVAGLLSELNAYSTDRMESYNFKSVLPAFKKIADGSCQLTDELEWLPVIHTCLYFITDEEELAIRTNATHTIKLLIDYSNSKSSASDAEKAVELIGSDLIPHIKNGLRHKNIEIQVEYISVVSYIIANSIYYTELNDMKSLLFKGDEEANFFTNLTHIQLHRRQRAIKRLGENASTLSGSSISHYLIPMVERYIYCTDEKYRNICNETISTVGLLTHFVTWNQYKAVIRRFTAALKQKPAFLKEMVSLIVQCSKSLMKSMQAARAQDPSNISLKKFPKTLTEPENFIQGEIYPTFKNILNTRNEDTIVARIPLCEATVNFILGLDPNDRGRLLPGALSSICQVLRSRSEELREAVRKSLASISVVLGPEYLTFILNELKSALRRGSQIHILSYTVHSLLVAMSHSLSHKDLDTNSALIVSIIMEDIFGAAGQEKEAEGYSSKLKELKFNKSYDTGEILASNISLPAFGSLLHPIRALLSENLGLKNRRKLDELMRRYALGLNHNEESSSKDALILCYEIFTQSANFTSKGGSFKPKASNKLKARDDSFFIVNLNAKDGRVQTETNPNGSVLQKFSLDLLKAVLARNPNLLEAPYLEGFIPLLQGSLDCDDESVLVSALRVLTVFVKLNFDEDSEGIFKNCARKVLNIIKDSPSTSTEICQVSLKFLSSLIRHKDVKLKDTALSFILERVRPDLNEPNKQGLAFNFLKSLLAKHVVLPEMYDIVDSVAGIMVTNHSKEIRDVSRSVYYQFIMEYDQSRGRLEKQFKFLVSNLEYPSQEGRQSVMELINLIVNKSSQDLLRRLSASFFLSLSNVAVNDNSPRCREMASALLRNLLAKLGQGNIGTEEKYILAWLKQDTASFLELGLRIYKIYLSSMSLGANSELDGLALSKARKIIAESDAGSETEWNLVYTALNVLTAYVDATDEAFAVSNTPMWTSVINCLLYPHPWVRLISSRMVNKYVGHQGKLENPFSDLEIQNIAYRIFRQLGAPSISESQATTSIRTIITIMARWQKDNTPFVTAGEGDRKYNTAIDFALSRIGSIIRDEENGRELFPSKKACVQLLALIIQLLDEEQLKHGANTIILSLFTYLEDERRNLDERSEELKQLAQECLELLQGKLSVADFTTIYSSVKHEVTRRRYERRAKRATLAVVAPEAAARRKLKKHARSKEKRKHEKDENGYYHAKNKKRKF